A region from the Thermanaeromonas toyohensis ToBE genome encodes:
- a CDS encoding sigma 54-interacting transcriptional regulator, translated as MSGIVRTITGKCRMCYACVRNCPVKAIKVVDGQAQVVPERCIACGYCVRVCSQQAKMVESEIEIVNNFLQREKTIACLAPSFVAEFHPAWPGQVVTALRKLGFYEVHEVAFGAYLVTQEYLRFLEEVGESQGLISTPCPAVVNLVQKYFPRLIPQLVPIVSPAVALGRYLKRKLGPGIKVVFIGPCVAKKDEARAEEVAGAIDAVLTYPELKQMFTERGIEITSLGDGEFDNPPPQLGRLYPIGGGLLRSAGMMADVLESRLLVIEGREDCLEFLRAANEGKMVPQLVDMLFCKGCIEGPMMQNEYSFFRRRRLVAEFTRQGLALGKQGEVRPPEVSSAITQVHLNGVNLRREFRDHRVHLPQPSEADIRAIMAELGKMGPEDELNCGACGYSSCREKAIAVYQGLAENKMCLPYLILQLQKSNLRLRQELRTVRKQFGDIVGKSLVMQEVYRLIEKVAPTDATVLIRGESGTGKELVARAIHYRSLRSDGPFVSINCAALPEALLESELFGHARGAFTGAITSKRGLFEEAHQGTLFLDEIGDISLSLQSKLLRVLQEGEFIRVGETRPRRVDVRVIAATNRDLEKAIKEGSFRPELFYRLNVVTIWLPPLRERRDDIPLLARHFLERACQRLGKEIKGFTAEAMDALVRADWPGNVRELENVVERAAILCEGDKIELGDLPRELRNRAAKAAGWAYTQGMTFKEAVEAYEIQLLLKALEESKWVQARAAEILGLKRSTLNEMLKRYRLSPKMAKIYSENRM; from the coding sequence GTGAGTGGTATAGTGAGAACAATCACAGGTAAATGCCGTATGTGCTATGCCTGCGTTCGCAACTGCCCGGTTAAAGCTATCAAGGTGGTGGATGGGCAGGCACAAGTAGTACCCGAACGGTGCATCGCTTGTGGATATTGCGTGCGAGTTTGTTCTCAACAAGCCAAAATGGTAGAAAGCGAAATAGAAATAGTAAATAATTTCCTTCAACGCGAGAAAACAATAGCCTGCCTGGCTCCCTCCTTTGTGGCCGAGTTTCATCCAGCCTGGCCTGGACAAGTGGTGACTGCCTTACGTAAATTAGGTTTTTATGAAGTGCACGAGGTAGCCTTTGGTGCCTATCTGGTGACCCAAGAATACCTAAGGTTCTTGGAAGAGGTCGGGGAAAGCCAAGGTCTCATCAGTACCCCTTGCCCTGCAGTAGTTAATCTAGTACAGAAATATTTCCCTCGCCTTATTCCCCAACTTGTTCCCATCGTTTCTCCTGCTGTAGCCTTGGGACGCTATCTTAAAAGGAAGCTAGGTCCAGGTATCAAAGTTGTATTCATAGGGCCTTGCGTAGCTAAGAAAGACGAAGCAAGGGCTGAAGAAGTAGCGGGTGCCATAGATGCAGTGTTAACCTACCCAGAGCTTAAACAGATGTTCACAGAGCGGGGAATAGAGATAACCTCCCTGGGAGACGGAGAATTTGATAATCCCCCACCCCAACTGGGGCGCCTGTATCCCATTGGCGGAGGGCTTTTGCGTAGTGCCGGTATGATGGCGGATGTGCTGGAAAGCCGGCTGCTAGTCATCGAGGGGCGGGAGGATTGCTTGGAATTCCTTAGGGCAGCCAATGAAGGTAAGATGGTACCCCAGCTTGTGGATATGCTGTTCTGCAAAGGTTGTATTGAAGGCCCCATGATGCAAAATGAATATTCCTTTTTCCGCCGCCGGCGCCTGGTAGCTGAGTTTACCCGCCAGGGTCTGGCTTTGGGGAAGCAAGGGGAAGTTCGGCCTCCGGAGGTAAGTTCGGCTATTACCCAGGTTCACCTTAATGGGGTGAACTTGCGCCGTGAATTCCGGGACCACCGGGTACATCTACCGCAACCTAGCGAAGCTGATATACGGGCTATCATGGCTGAACTAGGTAAGATGGGACCGGAAGACGAACTAAATTGCGGTGCTTGCGGCTATTCCTCCTGCCGCGAGAAGGCTATAGCCGTTTATCAGGGACTTGCAGAAAATAAGATGTGCTTGCCTTATTTAATTTTACAGTTACAAAAAAGCAACCTGCGGCTTAGGCAGGAGCTTAGAACAGTACGCAAGCAATTCGGCGATATTGTAGGCAAGAGCTTGGTCATGCAAGAGGTATACCGGCTAATTGAAAAGGTGGCTCCTACCGATGCTACAGTCCTCATCCGGGGGGAAAGCGGTACGGGAAAGGAGTTAGTGGCCAGGGCTATACATTACCGGAGCCTCCGCAGTGACGGCCCCTTCGTAAGCATTAACTGTGCTGCCCTGCCTGAAGCCCTCCTGGAAAGCGAGCTTTTTGGACATGCCAGGGGGGCCTTCACCGGTGCTATTACCAGCAAGCGGGGCCTTTTTGAGGAAGCCCATCAGGGTACCTTATTTCTAGATGAGATAGGGGATATAAGCTTGAGTTTACAGAGTAAACTCTTGAGGGTATTACAGGAAGGAGAGTTCATCCGTGTAGGGGAGACCAGGCCCCGTAGAGTGGACGTACGGGTTATCGCCGCCACCAACCGGGACCTGGAAAAGGCCATTAAGGAAGGGAGCTTCCGACCCGAACTCTTTTACCGCCTAAATGTGGTTACCATATGGCTACCTCCCTTGCGGGAGCGGCGGGATGATATTCCGTTGCTCGCCCGGCATTTTTTAGAAAGAGCTTGCCAAAGGTTAGGTAAAGAGATTAAAGGATTCACTGCCGAAGCCATGGACGCCTTGGTGCGGGCGGATTGGCCGGGTAACGTACGGGAACTGGAGAACGTAGTGGAACGGGCAGCTATTCTTTGTGAAGGAGATAAGATAGAACTAGGGGACCTCCCCCGGGAACTCCGTAACCGGGCGGCCAAGGCGGCGGGCTGGGCTTATACCCAAGGGATGACCTTCAAGGAAGCTGTAGAGGCTTACGAGATCCAGCTACTCCTTAAGGCTTTAGAAGAGAGCAAATGGGTACAGGCGCGGGCAGCCGAAATTTTGGGATTGAAACGCAGTACCTTAAATGAGATGCTTAAACGATACCGCCTTTCTCCCAAGATGGCCAAGATATATTCGGAAAACCGAATGTAA
- a CDS encoding NADH-dependent [FeFe] hydrogenase, group A6 — translation MNKMTLTIDNLQVEVEPGTTILKAAQKAGIHIPTLCYLEGINEIGACRVCVVEVEGARNLAAACVTPVTPGMVVRTNTPRVRAARRLNVELLLSNHKMECPTCVRNLNCELQALAQSLGLRQVRFNGLVNYQAPDTSTPALVRDPAKCVLCRRCVAVCEKVQGVKAIAPLERGFDTIVAPAFQDKLMDVACVECGQCTLVCPVGALYERDYTSEVWAALADPEKFVVVQTAPATRVSLGQEFGYPPGAINTGKMVAALRRLGFDRVFDTNFAADLTIMEEGSEFIERFKKGERLPLLTSCSPGWIKFVEHFYPEFLPHLSTCKSPQQMFGAVAKTYYAQKVGIDPAKMVVVSIMPCTAKKFECQRPEMRASGYQDVDYVLTTRELARMIREAGIDFESLPEEQYDDPLGESTGAAVLFGATGGVMEAALRTAYELITGKELPRLEFHEVRGLKGIKEATLEIDGTPVRVAVAHGLGNARKILERVKGGEEYHFVEIMCCPGGCIGGGGQPIPTNEEIRAQRMAGIYTADERMSIRKSHENPSIQALYREFLGHPLSEKSHHLLHTHYTPRGKY, via the coding sequence ATGAACAAAATGACCCTTACCATCGATAACCTCCAGGTAGAAGTAGAACCCGGTACTACCATATTGAAAGCGGCCCAGAAAGCCGGTATCCATATTCCTACCCTCTGCTACCTAGAAGGGATCAATGAGATCGGGGCTTGCCGGGTGTGCGTGGTGGAGGTAGAAGGAGCTAGGAATCTTGCGGCTGCTTGTGTTACGCCGGTGACCCCGGGCATGGTGGTGCGCACCAATACCCCGCGAGTCCGGGCTGCCCGTCGGTTGAACGTGGAGCTCTTGCTTTCTAACCATAAAATGGAGTGCCCCACCTGCGTTCGCAACTTAAACTGTGAACTCCAAGCTCTAGCTCAGAGCTTAGGTTTAAGGCAAGTGAGGTTTAACGGCCTGGTGAACTATCAAGCGCCGGATACTTCTACGCCAGCCTTGGTCCGGGATCCTGCTAAATGTGTTTTGTGCCGCCGTTGTGTGGCTGTTTGTGAGAAAGTCCAGGGCGTAAAGGCCATAGCTCCCTTGGAGCGGGGGTTTGATACAATAGTTGCTCCAGCCTTCCAGGATAAACTAATGGATGTGGCCTGCGTAGAATGTGGTCAGTGTACCCTTGTATGTCCTGTAGGCGCCTTATATGAAAGGGATTACACGTCAGAGGTATGGGCTGCCTTAGCTGATCCAGAAAAGTTTGTTGTGGTTCAGACGGCGCCGGCTACTCGCGTTTCCCTGGGTCAGGAGTTCGGATATCCTCCGGGGGCCATCAATACAGGGAAGATGGTGGCCGCTTTAAGGCGTTTGGGCTTCGATCGGGTATTCGATACAAATTTTGCAGCGGATCTTACCATTATGGAGGAGGGTAGCGAATTTATCGAGAGGTTTAAAAAGGGAGAAAGGCTACCCCTTCTAACCTCCTGTAGCCCAGGGTGGATAAAGTTCGTGGAGCACTTTTATCCGGAGTTCCTCCCCCATTTATCCACTTGCAAGTCGCCTCAGCAGATGTTTGGAGCTGTAGCCAAAACATATTACGCTCAAAAGGTAGGGATTGATCCGGCCAAGATGGTGGTAGTTTCCATCATGCCCTGCACAGCAAAGAAGTTCGAATGCCAGCGGCCGGAGATGAGGGCGAGCGGTTACCAAGATGTTGACTATGTCCTTACTACCCGGGAGTTAGCCCGTATGATAAGGGAAGCCGGGATAGATTTCGAAAGCTTACCCGAAGAACAGTACGACGATCCATTAGGGGAATCCACCGGCGCTGCGGTGCTGTTCGGGGCTACAGGTGGTGTGATGGAGGCTGCCTTGCGGACTGCCTATGAACTTATAACGGGGAAAGAATTGCCTCGTCTAGAATTTCACGAGGTACGGGGTTTAAAGGGCATTAAAGAAGCTACGCTAGAAATCGACGGAACTCCTGTAAGAGTAGCTGTGGCCCATGGCTTAGGGAACGCCCGTAAGATTTTAGAGCGGGTCAAGGGTGGGGAGGAATATCATTTCGTTGAGATCATGTGCTGCCCTGGGGGTTGCATAGGTGGCGGTGGTCAACCCATTCCTACTAATGAAGAGATCCGAGCCCAGCGCATGGCAGGGATATATACTGCGGATGAGCGTATGTCCATACGTAAATCCCATGAGAATCCTTCCATCCAGGCCTTGTACCGGGAGTTCTTGGGCCATCCTTTAAGCGAGAAATCCCACCATCTACTGCATACCCATTATACACCGCGAGGGAAATATTAG